A region from the Variovorax sp. RKNM96 genome encodes:
- a CDS encoding fumarylacetoacetate hydrolase, with protein MNKTLAAVALGTLWAAASAGAHAACLSDAQVADFAAAREARTPAADVENLDEADAACTRAKLNALLARKHGAVIGYKAGLTNPAVQKRFNYDQPVWGVLYQGMVLDTGAVVDAAFGARPLYEADMLVRVKSADINSAKTPADVLANIDQVIPFIELPDLAVQTPPRLNGPGLAAINVAARLGVKGLPVDVPTTAGGQAWLLESLRDMTVVMKDGLGAELARGKGSDILEHPLNAVVWLAGALAKEGLALKPGDLVSLGSFSPLLPPKAGQTVLVTYEGLARMQPVVVTFK; from the coding sequence ATGAACAAAACCCTTGCCGCTGTCGCGCTCGGCACACTGTGGGCCGCAGCGTCCGCGGGGGCGCACGCCGCCTGCCTGAGCGACGCGCAGGTGGCCGACTTCGCCGCCGCGCGCGAAGCCCGCACACCCGCTGCTGATGTCGAGAACCTCGACGAAGCCGATGCCGCATGCACGCGCGCCAAGCTCAACGCGCTGCTGGCGCGCAAGCACGGTGCGGTCATCGGCTACAAGGCCGGCCTCACGAACCCGGCGGTGCAGAAGCGCTTCAACTACGACCAGCCGGTGTGGGGCGTGCTCTACCAGGGCATGGTGCTCGACACCGGCGCGGTGGTCGATGCAGCCTTCGGCGCGCGGCCGCTCTACGAGGCCGACATGCTGGTGCGCGTGAAGAGCGCCGACATCAACAGCGCGAAGACGCCGGCCGATGTGCTGGCGAACATCGACCAGGTCATTCCCTTCATCGAGCTGCCCGACCTCGCGGTGCAGACGCCGCCCAGGCTCAACGGGCCGGGCCTCGCGGCCATCAACGTGGCGGCGCGCCTTGGCGTGAAGGGACTGCCGGTCGATGTGCCCACCACGGCCGGCGGACAGGCCTGGCTGCTGGAGAGCCTGCGCGACATGACGGTGGTGATGAAGGACGGGCTAGGCGCGGAGCTCGCGCGCGGCAAGGGCTCCGACATCCTGGAGCACCCGCTCAACGCGGTCGTGTGGCTGGCCGGCGCGCTCGCGAAGGAGGGCCTGGCCCTGAAGCCCGGCGACCTCGTGAGCCTGGGCTCGTTCTCTCCGCTGCTGCCGCCCAAGGCGGGGCAGACCGTCCTGGTGACCTACGAAGGCCTCGCGCGCATGCAGCCTGTGGTCGTGACATTCAAGTAA
- a CDS encoding DUF4124 domain-containing protein — protein sequence MVRWGGVAFALGLTTVAFDAAAQNSIYKCMQGGKITYSNEPCPDAKKIEIKQTKGVNYEGRGSGNSPRR from the coding sequence ATGGTGAGATGGGGCGGCGTTGCGTTCGCACTCGGCCTGACGACGGTCGCGTTCGATGCAGCGGCCCAGAACTCGATCTACAAGTGCATGCAGGGCGGCAAGATCACGTACTCGAACGAGCCCTGTCCCGACGCGAAGAAGATCGAGATCAAGCAGACCAAGGGAGTGAACTACGAAGGCAGAGGATCTGGAAATTCGCCCAGGCGTTGA
- a CDS encoding TatD family hydrolase encodes MFTDSHCHLTFPEFADQMPQIRAAMAAAKVDRALCICTKLEEFDDVQALAASYDNFWASVGVHPDNEDIAEPSVEDLVRLSARPRVVAIGETGLDYYQMEERKGGRSIADMEWQRDRFRVHIRAAQQTRKPLIIHTREASADTIAILKEEGENGSAGAAGGVFHCFTETAEVARAALDLGFYISFSGILTFKKAQDLRDVAAFVPLDRMLIETDSPYLAPVPYRGKTNNPSYVPYVAQQIAELRNLPIEAIAKATSDNFEMLFREVTS; translated from the coding sequence ATGTTCACAGACTCCCATTGCCACCTGACCTTCCCTGAGTTCGCGGACCAGATGCCGCAGATCCGCGCCGCCATGGCCGCGGCCAAGGTCGACCGGGCCCTCTGCATCTGCACCAAGCTCGAGGAATTCGACGACGTGCAGGCGCTCGCCGCCAGCTACGACAACTTCTGGGCCAGCGTGGGCGTGCACCCCGACAACGAAGACATCGCCGAGCCCAGCGTCGAAGACCTGGTGCGGCTTTCGGCCCGCCCCCGCGTGGTGGCCATCGGCGAAACCGGCCTCGACTATTACCAGATGGAAGAGCGCAAGGGCGGCCGCAGCATCGCCGACATGGAGTGGCAGCGCGACCGCTTCCGTGTGCACATTCGCGCGGCGCAGCAGACCCGCAAGCCGCTCATCATCCACACCCGCGAAGCCTCGGCCGACACGATTGCGATCCTCAAGGAGGAGGGCGAAAACGGCTCCGCCGGTGCGGCAGGCGGCGTGTTCCATTGCTTCACCGAAACCGCCGAGGTGGCGCGCGCGGCGCTCGACCTGGGGTTCTACATCTCGTTCTCGGGCATCCTGACTTTCAAGAAGGCGCAGGACCTGCGCGACGTGGCCGCCTTCGTGCCGCTCGACCGCATGCTGATCGAGACCGACAGCCCCTATCTGGCGCCCGTGCCGTACCGCGGCAAGACCAACAATCCGTCGTACGTGCCCTATGTGGCGCAACAGATCGCCGAACTGCGAAACCTGCCCATAGAGGCCATCGCCAAGGCGACGAGCGACAACTTCGAAATGCTGTTCAGGGAAGTCACATCATGA
- a CDS encoding alpha/beta hydrolase, translating to MTGNPPTTFPQHPLTAKMASVVERMARAGHPTLDQLSPAEAKASYEKGAGVLEVPKPELARIEDFTIPARDGYAIPARLYAPSTAVLPALMYFHGGGFTVGNIRTHDTLCRVLSHKSGCAVVSVDYRLAPAFKFPTASNDAWDAFAFLAHEGGRIGIDITRLAVGGDSAGGTLAAVCAILARDAGLPLALQLLIYPGMTAHQDTASHQRFEHGPLLTKAMIDFFFAQYVRTPADRDDWRFAPLLADDVDGVAPAWIGLAECDPVVDEGIAYADKLRAAGVAVDLEIYRGVIHEFIKMGRALPEALQAQNDAARALKEALTP from the coding sequence ATGACAGGCAACCCTCCCACGACATTCCCCCAGCACCCGCTGACCGCGAAGATGGCCAGCGTGGTCGAGCGCATGGCGCGCGCAGGCCACCCAACGCTCGATCAGCTGTCGCCCGCCGAGGCCAAGGCCTCCTATGAAAAGGGCGCCGGCGTGCTCGAAGTGCCCAAGCCCGAACTGGCGCGCATCGAGGACTTCACCATTCCCGCGCGCGACGGCTACGCGATTCCCGCGCGGCTCTATGCGCCCTCGACGGCCGTGCTGCCGGCGCTGATGTACTTTCACGGCGGCGGCTTCACGGTGGGCAACATCCGCACGCACGACACGCTGTGTCGCGTGCTGAGCCACAAGAGCGGCTGCGCGGTGGTATCGGTGGACTACCGGCTGGCGCCCGCGTTCAAGTTTCCGACCGCATCGAACGATGCGTGGGACGCCTTTGCGTTCCTCGCGCACGAGGGCGGGCGCATCGGCATCGACATCACGCGCCTGGCGGTGGGCGGTGACAGCGCGGGCGGCACGCTGGCCGCCGTATGCGCCATCCTCGCGCGCGATGCGGGCCTGCCGCTCGCGCTGCAATTGCTGATCTACCCCGGAATGACAGCCCACCAGGACACGGCCTCGCACCAGCGCTTCGAGCACGGCCCGCTGCTGACGAAGGCGATGATCGATTTCTTCTTTGCGCAGTACGTCCGCACGCCGGCCGACCGCGACGACTGGCGCTTTGCGCCGCTCCTGGCCGACGACGTCGACGGCGTGGCGCCCGCGTGGATCGGCCTCGCCGAATGCGACCCGGTGGTGGACGAAGGCATCGCCTACGCCGACAAGCTGCGCGCCGCGGGCGTGGCGGTCGACCTGGAGATCTATCGCGGAGTGATCCACGAATTCATCAAGATGGGCCGCGCACTGCCCGAGGCGCTGCAGGCGCAAAACGACGCGGCCCGGGCACTCAAGGAAGCATTGACACCATGA
- a CDS encoding PilZ domain-containing protein → MNQPVAPATPASTPARPSVIQLAIKEKGALYAAYIPLFAEGGIFIPTTREYRLGDDVYVLLTLPEDPQRYPVAGKVAWITPARAAGNRAPGVGIRFPSDEKSRQLKARIEAALGGSMASDRPTQTI, encoded by the coding sequence ATGAACCAACCTGTCGCCCCCGCCACCCCAGCTTCCACGCCCGCCAGGCCGAGCGTCATCCAGCTCGCCATCAAGGAGAAGGGCGCGCTGTATGCGGCGTACATCCCGCTCTTTGCCGAGGGCGGCATCTTCATTCCGACCACGCGCGAATACCGGCTGGGCGACGACGTCTACGTGCTGCTGACGCTGCCCGAAGACCCGCAGCGCTATCCGGTGGCCGGCAAGGTCGCGTGGATCACCCCGGCACGCGCCGCCGGCAACCGGGCGCCTGGCGTGGGCATCCGTTTTCCTTCGGACGAGAAATCGCGGCAACTGAAGGCGCGCATCGAGGCAGCCCTTGGCGGCTCGATGGCGTCAGACCGCCCCACCCAAACCATTTGA
- a CDS encoding 2Fe-2S iron-sulfur cluster-binding protein, protein MKFEGHTDKDSADGASDGAGHLTRRAIFQSGAALAGAHTPLMAHAQATPTAAPVAAEPPPQRMQVQLQINGQPHRLEVDTRTSLLDALRENLHMTGSKKGCDHGQCGACTVLIEGRRTNACLTLAVMHDGQSVTTIEGLAQGDTLHPIQQAFLDHDGFQCGYCTPGQICSAAGMLAEVKLGMPSHVTRDLAAGAVTLTEAEIRERMSGNLCRCSAYPNIVAAIKDVSGARS, encoded by the coding sequence ATGAAATTCGAAGGTCATACAGACAAAGACAGCGCGGATGGTGCGAGCGATGGCGCGGGCCATCTCACTCGCCGGGCCATCTTCCAGTCGGGCGCAGCGCTCGCAGGTGCCCATACGCCATTGATGGCGCACGCGCAGGCCACGCCCACGGCGGCGCCGGTGGCCGCCGAGCCTCCGCCTCAGCGAATGCAGGTGCAGTTGCAGATCAACGGCCAGCCGCATCGCCTGGAAGTCGACACCCGCACCTCGTTGCTCGACGCCCTGCGCGAAAACCTCCACATGACCGGCTCGAAGAAGGGCTGCGACCACGGCCAGTGCGGCGCATGCACGGTGCTGATCGAAGGCCGTCGCACCAACGCCTGCCTCACGCTGGCGGTGATGCACGACGGCCAGTCGGTCACCACCATCGAGGGGCTGGCGCAAGGCGACACGCTGCACCCGATCCAGCAGGCCTTTCTGGACCACGACGGCTTCCAGTGCGGCTACTGCACGCCGGGGCAGATCTGCTCGGCCGCCGGCATGCTGGCCGAGGTGAAGCTCGGCATGCCCAGCCATGTCACGCGCGACCTCGCGGCCGGTGCCGTCACGCTGACCGAGGCCGAGATTCGCGAGCGCATGAGCGGCAACCTCTGTCGATGCAGCGCCTACCCGAACATCGTCGCGGCGATCAAGGACGTATCGGGGGCGCGGTCATGA
- the mltG gene encoding endolytic transglycosylase MltG — protein sequence MRSFFLTLFLLAALIALALGAGGLWWVHQPLKMSAPSADLSVEPGTTPRGIAQAVADAGVDVQPQLLYLWFRISGQDRQMRAGSYELERGVTPKLLLNILVRGEEATRSLVLVEGWNMRQVRAALGKAEQLKPESVGLTDEALMAKLGKPGVHPEGRFFPDTYTYSKGSTDVALLQRAMRAMDKKLEAAWAARAADLPLKSADEALILASIVEKETGKANDRAEIAAVFTNRLRIGMPLQTDPTVIYGLGATFDGNLRKKDLQTDTPWNTYTRGGLPPTPIAMPGKAALLAAVQPAQSKSLYFVSRGDGTSQFSSSLDDHNRAVNRYQRGGGAPQPKATQ from the coding sequence GTGCGCAGCTTCTTTCTTACGCTCTTCCTCCTGGCCGCCCTGATTGCGCTAGCGCTCGGCGCCGGCGGACTCTGGTGGGTGCACCAGCCGCTCAAGATGTCGGCGCCCAGCGCCGATCTTTCCGTCGAGCCCGGCACCACGCCGCGCGGCATCGCGCAGGCCGTGGCCGATGCCGGCGTCGATGTGCAGCCGCAACTGCTCTATCTGTGGTTCCGCATCTCGGGGCAAGACCGCCAGATGCGCGCCGGCAGCTACGAGCTGGAGCGTGGCGTCACGCCCAAGCTGCTGCTCAACATCCTGGTGCGCGGCGAGGAAGCCACGCGCAGCCTCGTGCTGGTCGAAGGCTGGAACATGCGCCAGGTGCGTGCCGCGCTCGGCAAGGCCGAACAGCTCAAGCCCGAGAGCGTGGGCCTGACCGACGAGGCGCTGATGGCCAAGCTGGGCAAGCCGGGCGTGCACCCCGAAGGCCGCTTCTTCCCGGACACCTATACCTATTCGAAGGGCTCGACCGACGTCGCCCTGCTGCAGCGCGCGATGCGCGCCATGGACAAGAAGCTCGAAGCCGCCTGGGCAGCACGAGCAGCCGATTTACCCCTCAAATCGGCCGATGAGGCGTTGATTCTGGCCAGCATTGTCGAAAAGGAGACAGGAAAGGCCAACGACCGAGCCGAGATCGCCGCCGTCTTCACCAACCGCCTGCGCATCGGCATGCCGCTGCAGACCGACCCGACGGTGATCTACGGCCTGGGCGCCACCTTCGATGGCAACCTGCGCAAGAAGGACCTGCAGACCGACACGCCCTGGAATACGTACACCCGCGGTGGCTTGCCGCCCACGCCGATCGCGATGCCGGGCAAGGCGGCGCTGCTGGCGGCGGTGCAGCCGGCGCAGAGCAAATCGCTGTATTTCGTGTCGCGCGGCGACGGCACCAGCCAGTTCAGCAGCTCGCTCGACGACCACAACCGCGCGGTCAACCGCTACCAGCGCGGCGGCGGTGCGCCCCAACCCAAGGCAACGCAATGA
- a CDS encoding folate-binding protein YgfZ, with protein sequence MTTVVLNGAATLSPLGVIRAEGPDAASFLHGQLTQDFSLLGATEARLAALCTAKGRVIASFIGIRPQPELILLVCSRDILAATLKRLSMYVLRAKVKLTDATDQFALYGLAGTALTANGLDAATPPGQRTAVGDGISAVSLYPADGVPRALWIAPADHAAPAGPKLDPDLWQWSEVRSGIVTVTTPIIEAFVPQMINYESVGGVNFKKGCYPGQEIVARSQFRGTLKRRTYLMQADGAVAAGQEVFAASDGEQPVGTVAQAAAAPGGGWSALVSIQISALEAGALHAGAASGPALSVEPLPYPLLEDI encoded by the coding sequence ATGACCACTGTCGTTCTCAACGGGGCAGCCACGCTGTCCCCACTCGGTGTGATCCGCGCCGAAGGCCCCGATGCCGCCAGCTTCCTGCACGGACAACTGACCCAGGATTTCTCGCTGCTCGGCGCCACCGAGGCCCGTCTGGCCGCGCTCTGTACCGCCAAGGGCCGCGTGATCGCGAGCTTCATCGGCATCCGGCCGCAGCCCGAGCTGATCCTTCTGGTGTGCAGCCGCGACATCCTCGCCGCGACACTCAAGCGCCTGTCGATGTACGTGTTGCGCGCCAAGGTCAAGCTGACCGACGCCACCGACCAGTTCGCGCTCTACGGCCTGGCCGGCACCGCGCTCACCGCCAACGGCCTCGATGCGGCCACACCGCCCGGCCAGCGCACGGCAGTCGGCGATGGCATCAGCGCCGTCTCCCTGTATCCCGCCGACGGCGTGCCGCGCGCGCTCTGGATCGCCCCCGCCGACCACGCCGCGCCGGCCGGACCGAAGCTCGACCCCGACCTCTGGCAGTGGAGCGAAGTCCGCAGCGGCATCGTGACCGTGACCACGCCCATCATCGAAGCCTTCGTGCCGCAGATGATCAATTACGAATCGGTGGGCGGCGTGAACTTCAAGAAAGGCTGCTACCCGGGCCAGGAGATCGTGGCGCGCAGCCAGTTCCGCGGCACGCTCAAGCGGCGCACCTACCTCATGCAGGCCGACGGGGCCGTGGCGGCAGGTCAGGAAGTGTTCGCGGCCAGTGACGGCGAGCAGCCGGTCGGCACCGTGGCCCAGGCAGCGGCGGCACCCGGCGGCGGTTGGTCGGCGCTGGTCTCGATACAAATCTCGGCGCTCGAAGCCGGTGCTCTGCATGCTGGCGCGGCCAGCGGTCCGGCCCTGTCGGTCGAGCCGCTCCCCTACCCCCTGCTCGAAGACATCTGA
- a CDS encoding YbgC/FadM family acyl-CoA thioesterase: MTETTANRREDFRFFHRLRVRWAEVDMQKIVFNAHYLMYFDTAIADYWRAMALPYEEAMHALGGDLYVRKATIDFRASARMDDVIDVGMKCARIGNSSIVFEGALFRQDQYLVGCELVYVFADPATQTSRPVPAALREVLLGFEAGEPMRTVETGGWDALGEGASALRRAVFIEEQNIPKELEWDEHDAVVLHAVARNRIGQVIATGRLLHAEDGVSHIGRMAVHRTLRSGGHGAAVMQALEEAARARGDREVALNAQRSAERFYARLGYAAHGAPFEEAGIPHIEMRRSLR; this comes from the coding sequence ATGACCGAGACAACCGCGAACCGACGCGAGGACTTCCGCTTTTTCCACCGCCTGCGCGTGCGCTGGGCCGAGGTGGACATGCAGAAGATCGTCTTCAACGCGCACTACCTGATGTACTTCGACACCGCCATCGCCGACTACTGGCGCGCGATGGCGCTGCCGTACGAAGAGGCGATGCACGCGCTCGGCGGCGACCTGTACGTGCGCAAGGCGACGATCGATTTCCGCGCCTCGGCGCGCATGGACGACGTGATCGACGTGGGCATGAAGTGCGCGCGCATCGGCAATTCGTCGATCGTGTTCGAGGGCGCGCTGTTCCGGCAGGACCAGTACCTGGTCGGCTGCGAGCTGGTCTATGTGTTCGCCGACCCGGCGACGCAGACCTCCAGGCCGGTGCCTGCCGCATTGCGCGAGGTGCTGCTGGGCTTCGAAGCCGGCGAGCCGATGCGCACCGTGGAGACGGGCGGCTGGGACGCGCTCGGCGAAGGCGCGAGCGCCCTGCGGCGCGCGGTCTTCATCGAGGAACAGAACATTCCGAAAGAGCTGGAGTGGGATGAACACGACGCCGTCGTGCTGCACGCGGTGGCCCGCAATCGCATCGGGCAGGTCATTGCCACCGGGCGCCTGCTGCATGCAGAGGATGGCGTCTCCCACATCGGCCGCATGGCGGTGCATCGCACGCTGCGCAGCGGCGGGCATGGCGCGGCCGTGATGCAGGCGCTGGAAGAAGCGGCCCGGGCGCGCGGCGACCGCGAAGTGGCGCTCAATGCACAGCGCAGCGCTGAGCGGTTCTATGCGCGGCTGGGCTACGCAGCGCACGGCGCGCCGTTCGAGGAGGCCGGCATCCCGCACATCGAGATGCGCCGGTCGCTGCGCTGA
- a CDS encoding DNA polymerase III subunit delta' — protein MTVPALTPWLRQPLAELLRQRGHAWLLQGPSGIGQYELALALAAAWLCEQPAEEGGTACGQCASCHAIEVRTHADLCVLMPEVAMQELGWPLDEKAQADIDDKKRKASREIRVEAMRDAVGFAQRTSARGRGKVVLVYPAERMNTITANALLKTLEEPVGDVRFVLASEAAWQLLPTIRSRCLGFTLPWPETAAAEAWLVAQDVPAADAAALLRAAGGRPSDALRLARSGQSLKAWSLFPKAISRGDVGALSDHAPAQAVGALQKLCHDLMAVGNGAEPRFFEAADLPAAPSRLALARWSKSLANAARTAEHPFNAGLMLEALVSEARSTLNSAARRP, from the coding sequence ATGACCGTGCCGGCCCTCACGCCCTGGCTACGCCAGCCGCTCGCGGAATTGCTGCGCCAGCGCGGCCATGCCTGGCTGCTGCAAGGGCCGTCGGGCATCGGCCAATACGAACTCGCGCTGGCGCTCGCAGCCGCCTGGCTGTGCGAGCAGCCGGCGGAAGAGGGCGGTACCGCCTGCGGCCAGTGCGCGAGCTGCCACGCCATCGAGGTCCGCACCCACGCCGACCTGTGCGTGCTGATGCCCGAAGTCGCCATGCAGGAACTGGGCTGGCCGCTCGACGAAAAAGCGCAGGCCGACATCGACGACAAGAAGCGCAAGGCAAGCCGCGAGATCCGCGTCGAGGCGATGCGCGATGCGGTCGGCTTTGCCCAGCGCACCAGCGCGCGCGGGCGCGGCAAGGTCGTGCTGGTGTATCCGGCCGAGCGCATGAACACCATCACTGCGAATGCGCTGCTCAAGACGCTCGAGGAGCCCGTCGGCGATGTGCGCTTCGTGCTGGCCAGCGAGGCCGCCTGGCAGTTGCTGCCGACCATTCGCAGCCGCTGCTTGGGCTTCACGCTGCCATGGCCCGAAACGGCCGCGGCCGAAGCCTGGCTCGTTGCACAGGACGTGCCGGCTGCCGATGCGGCCGCCCTGTTGCGCGCCGCCGGCGGACGCCCCAGCGATGCCTTGCGGCTCGCGCGGTCCGGTCAGTCGCTCAAGGCGTGGTCGCTGTTTCCGAAGGCCATTTCGCGCGGTGACGTGGGTGCGCTGTCGGACCATGCACCGGCCCAGGCCGTCGGCGCGCTGCAGAAGCTCTGCCACGACCTGATGGCTGTCGGCAACGGTGCCGAGCCACGTTTCTTCGAGGCGGCCGACCTGCCGGCGGCGCCGTCGCGGCTGGCCTTGGCGCGCTGGTCGAAATCGCTCGCGAATGCCGCGAGGACCGCCGAGCATCCGTTCAATGCCGGTCTCATGCTCGAAGCGCTTGTGAGCGAAGCGCGAAGCACCCTAAACTCAGCTGCTCGCCGCCCATGA
- a CDS encoding ankyrin repeat domain-containing protein: MKNYFKKSIYLLVIAASFAAHAGSFEDFFRAVRGDNASGVRSLLKRGFDPNTRDENGQTGLLIALREPSPKVIQALLESPQLNVDIANPKDETPLMLAAIKGQQDLVTQLLKRDAAVNKTGWTPLHYAATSGQLTIMKVLLDNYAFIDAQSPNGTTPLMMAAMYGSGEAVKLLLAEGADTAMKNQLGMTAVDFANKANRTEAAQLITAAMNAKAGPKPVPKDGKW; encoded by the coding sequence ATGAAAAACTACTTTAAGAAGTCTATTTATCTCCTTGTCATTGCTGCATCTTTTGCAGCGCATGCAGGTTCGTTCGAAGACTTTTTCCGCGCCGTGCGCGGCGACAACGCCAGCGGTGTGCGCAGCCTGCTCAAGCGCGGTTTCGATCCGAACACCCGCGACGAAAACGGCCAGACCGGCTTGCTTATCGCGCTGCGCGAACCATCGCCGAAGGTCATCCAGGCGCTGCTCGAATCGCCGCAGCTCAACGTGGACATCGCCAACCCCAAGGACGAAACGCCGCTGATGCTGGCCGCCATCAAGGGCCAGCAGGATCTGGTCACCCAACTGCTCAAACGCGATGCCGCCGTCAACAAGACCGGCTGGACGCCGCTGCATTACGCGGCCACCAGCGGCCAACTGACGATCATGAAGGTACTGCTCGACAACTACGCCTTCATCGATGCGCAATCGCCCAACGGCACCACGCCGCTGATGATGGCGGCCATGTACGGTTCGGGCGAAGCCGTGAAACTGCTGCTGGCCGAAGGTGCTGACACAGCGATGAAAAATCAGTTGGGTATGACTGCGGTCGACTTTGCAAACAAGGCGAACCGTACCGAAGCAGCGCAGCTGATCACGGCGGCAATGAATGCCAAGGCGGGCCCGAAGCCGGTGCCGAAGGACGGCAAATGGTGA
- the tmk gene encoding dTMP kinase: protein MSKGLFLTLEGIDGAGKSSHLDAMEALFKAQGRTVVRTREPGGTPLAETLRGLILEQPMDPLTESLLVFAARRDHIVQVIEPALARGDLVLCDRFTDATFAYQGAGRGFDAAVLSTLEQWAQGGRAEGLLQPHVTLWFDLAPEIAAQRLAGARVPDKFEAQPVEFFRRVAQGYADRAAADAQRFVRIDASQARDQVWQQIETALVARGVFAPQSGVAR, encoded by the coding sequence ATGAGCAAGGGTCTCTTTTTGACGCTGGAAGGCATCGATGGCGCGGGCAAATCGAGCCACCTCGATGCGATGGAAGCGCTCTTCAAGGCGCAGGGCCGCACGGTGGTGCGCACGCGCGAGCCCGGCGGCACGCCGCTGGCGGAAACGCTGCGCGGGCTGATCCTGGAGCAGCCGATGGACCCGCTGACGGAATCGCTGCTGGTGTTTGCGGCGCGGCGCGACCACATCGTGCAGGTCATCGAACCGGCGCTCGCGCGCGGCGACCTCGTGCTGTGCGACCGTTTCACCGATGCCACCTTCGCTTATCAGGGCGCGGGGCGTGGTTTCGATGCGGCGGTGCTGTCGACGCTGGAACAGTGGGCGCAAGGGGGCAGGGCGGAAGGGCTGCTGCAGCCGCACGTCACGCTGTGGTTCGACCTGGCGCCCGAGATCGCGGCACAACGCCTGGCGGGCGCCCGTGTGCCCGACAAGTTCGAGGCGCAGCCGGTCGAGTTCTTCCGCCGCGTGGCCCAAGGCTACGCAGACCGTGCCGCCGCGGACGCGCAACGCTTCGTTCGCATCGACGCCAGCCAGGCGCGCGACCAGGTCTGGCAACAGATCGAAACGGCGCTGGTGGCGCGCGGCGTGTTCGCACCTCAAAGCGGAGTTGCTCGATGA
- a CDS encoding DUF2726 domain-containing protein has protein sequence MVVLLVVGVLVFLVVAKKRSEQSTSNFVDKPKARAPLTAREQAMYNRLVQTLPDLVVLPQVSFGALLTARTRAARSTFSRRIADFVVCDRSFKVVAVVELGDKNQKDKARRDPDRDAMLIEAGYRVLRYQRVPDIGRVEADFDPSLASVSPMGS, from the coding sequence ATGGTCGTTTTGCTGGTTGTCGGCGTGCTGGTGTTTCTGGTCGTGGCCAAGAAAAGGTCGGAGCAAAGCACCAGCAACTTCGTCGACAAGCCCAAGGCCCGTGCGCCACTTACTGCACGCGAGCAGGCGATGTACAACCGCCTCGTGCAGACGCTGCCGGATCTTGTGGTGCTTCCACAGGTCAGCTTCGGCGCCTTGCTCACGGCCCGCACGCGCGCGGCGCGCAGCACCTTCAGCCGCAGGATCGCGGACTTCGTCGTGTGCGATCGCTCGTTCAAGGTCGTGGCCGTGGTCGAGCTCGGCGACAAGAACCAGAAAGACAAGGCCCGGCGCGATCCGGACCGGGATGCGATGCTGATCGAAGCCGGATATCGCGTGCTGCGGTATCAGCGCGTGCCGGACATCGGACGCGTGGAAGCGGATTTCGATCCTTCGTTGGCGTCAGTCAGCCCGATGGGGTCTTAA